CGATGGACACCTGGGCCGTCATGGAGATGCGCAGCTTGCGCTCGGGGTTGGGCACCTCGAACAAACCGTTGTAGTAAATGGCCGTGGTGCTCGATGAACTGGTCGTGGTCGTCGTGGTGCTGGTCTGATCGGCCTCGGTCGAGGGCTCGATGGTGCGCAGCCGCGCCTCATAGCGTTGCAAGGGCTCGCCCAGGATGGTGAAGTACACCGGCATGTCGGGCTTGACCCGCACCACATCGGCCTCGGAGATCTGGGCCTTGATCAGCACCCGGTCCAGCTTGGACAGCTTGATGATGGTGGGCGCCGATTGGGCCGCATTGACGGTGCGGCCCTCTTCCACCAACACGGCGGTCACCACCCCATCCATCGGTGCAAGGATGCGGGTGTAGCCCAGGTTCACGCGGGCGGTGTCCATCGAGATCGAGGCCTGGCGGATCTGGGCCTGCAGCACGGCCACATCAGCCTCGCTGGCCGCCAGTGCCGCTTCAGCCGCGTCCAGCTCGGCCTTGGAGGTGGCATCGGCCGCGTACAAGGCCTGCTGCCGGGCCAGCACCGCCTGGGCTTGCTTCAGACTGGCGCGCCGGGCCTGGAGCTGCGCTTGCAACAAGGCCACCTGCGCCTCGGCATTGCGCAAGGCGTTGGCCTGGGTGGTGGAATCGATCTCCGCAATCAGTTGGCCTTGCCGCACCTCATCGCCCAGCACCACGTGCAGGCGCTTGATCTGACCCGACACCTGCGCCCCCACATTGACCTCTTTTTCGGCCTCGATGGTGCCGGTGGCCAGCACGGTGTCTTCCAGTGACCCACGGGTCACCGGTACCGAAATCACTTCGGGGGCCTGAGGCGCCGAGAAGAACATGGCCTTGATGCCCCAGGCCGCCAGGGCCACAACGGCCAAGGCCAGTACCCAGCGCCAGAGGCGACCGCGTTGAAATGTTGTTGCTCTTGTCATGAGGGCAGTGTGATGGGTGTCGATGTCTTGCACGCGAAGCACAGGTTAAGGCATGTAAAGTGGCGCCATGCACGCCACCACGCTCATCACTGGTGCCAGCCAGGGCATCGGCGCCGCCCTGGCCCGTCTGCTGGCGCGCCAGGGGCATGCCCTGCTGGTGCATTGTGCCCATCGAACCGACCTGGCCGATGCGGTGGCTCGTGATTGCCTGAGCTTGGGCGCACCGCAGGCGGTGGTGGTGCAAGCCGATCTGGCCCACGAGACCGAGGTGCTCAAACTGTTCGCAGCGGCCGACGCCCAATTGCCTCGCCTGACCGGCCTGGTGAACAACGCCGGCATCGTGGACCAGACGGCCCGACTGGAGGCCATGAGCGGCTCACGACTTCAACGCATGATGGCGGTCAACGTGCTGGGCCCCATGCTGTGCGCCCGAGAGGCCGTGCGCCGGATGTCCACACGCCACGGTGGACAGGGTGGCGTCATCGTCAACGTGTCCAGCAGTGCCGTGCGCAGCGGATCGCCGGCCATGTATGTGGACTATGCGGCCAGCAAGGGTGCCATCGATGTGTTCACTCAAGGCCTGTCCAAAGAGGTGGCGGCCGAAGGCATTCGGGTGGTCGCGGTGCGCCCAGGCATCACCGACACGGGCATCCACGCCAGGGGCGGAGAGCCCGACCGCGCATCGCGCATGGCCACGGCACTGCCGATGGGCCGCGCCGCACAGCCCGAGGAAATCGCCCAGGCGATCGCGTGGCTGCTGTCGCCACAAGCCAGCTACACCGCCGGCGCCATCCTGGATGTCAGCGGCGGCCGCTGAGCCGCTGGGGCGACCTCAGAACGACAGCTGCCCCGAGACGTACACACCCGCCTGGTCTTTTTTGCCAGCGATGTTGCCCAGGTTCACCCAGGCCAGGGTCAGGCTGCCAAGGCGGTGCGGAAACCACGCCACGAACACATCCCAGGCGTGGTCTTCCTCCAGGAACGCGGTCGCCTCGTTGTACGCCAGGTTGTCGGGCTTCATGCGGTATTCCGCGCCCAGCACCAGATCGTCACGAAGCATGATGCCCAGGCTGCCTTCCAGTTGCAGGCGGCGTGCATCCTGACCTTGGCCACCGAAGCCCAACAGGCCAAACTGATTGGCCTTGGTCATGCGCACCGCCCCGGCGGCGATCAGGTTGCGCCCCCAGGCCGCCCCCAGCCACAGCTTGGTGGCCGTGGCATACACCTCGATGTCGGAGGTGGCGCTGGCGCCCAAGGCCTTGACCAGGTCGCTGGTGTCGGCGTTCTTGTACTGCACGCCCACGGCCACCTGCGGCAGCCAGCGATCCTGGTCGTACAAGACATCGCCAGCCACTTTCAGCTTCACACCCACGCTGGTCATCTCCAGCTTGCGACCAGGCACGACGTCGCTGAGCTTGAAGCTCCAGCGTGACATATTGAGTTCGACCTGGTCATGGATGCCAAGGGCCGCCCCCGTCACGTGGAGCTCATAGTTGCCGCCGGTTTTGAGCCGGGTGACGTAGGCCGACCCACCCACCTGGTTGCTGCTGCCCTGGCCGGCGATGACCGCCCAAGGCGTCAATCCGCCGCCCGCGGCCCCCTCCACCTGATTGACCCCCCAGGTGCCCAGCACGCGATCACCGGCGGCGGCGGGCGCCGACCAGCCCAGCACCGCCAAGGCCCAGACCGCCGTCAGGCGGCCAGCACATGAGGGCACGACGCGCGCGATGGTGCGCACGGCATGCGCAAGGGGGAGGATCTGATGCATGGGGCTCTCCATTTCGGCTCGGGAGGCTCAGATTTCCTCCCTCATGTCTGCATCCATATCGGCCGATAACACGCAAGATGTAGTTGATCCATCCATGTCTGACGCCAACCGGAGGCCTCATGTTTCGCTCTGCCCCAGTCCTGCCACCGATGCGCCTCGTCAGCGGCCCCACCCTCCGCGCGATCAGCCTGTGTGGCGCCCTCTTGCTGAGTGCCTGCGCCACGCCCACGTCCGCACCGCTGTATCAACAGTTTGGCGGTGTCGAGGCCCTGAAGGTCATCACCGATCGCACCATGGACCGGGTCTCCACAGACCCGCGCA
The DNA window shown above is from Aquabacterium sp. A3 and carries:
- a CDS encoding efflux RND transporter periplasmic adaptor subunit, giving the protein MALAAWGIKAMFFSAPQAPEVISVPVTRGSLEDTVLATGTIEAEKEVNVGAQVSGQIKRLHVVLGDEVRQGQLIAEIDSTTQANALRNAEAQVALLQAQLQARRASLKQAQAVLARQQALYAADATSKAELDAAEAALAASEADVAVLQAQIRQASISMDTARVNLGYTRILAPMDGVVTAVLVEEGRTVNAAQSAPTIIKLSKLDRVLIKAQISEADVVRVKPDMPVYFTILGEPLQRYEARLRTIEPSTEADQTSTTTTTTSSSSTTAIYYNGLFEVPNPERKLRISMTAQVSIVLAQADDALLVPSSALGSLNRKTRTYEVRVLEGDPQRPDAQKIVSRQVKVGLNNRVQAQVIEGLAEGDRVVVGDAAMNGGDAGTRRRPGMF
- a CDS encoding SDR family oxidoreductase, which produces MHATTLITGASQGIGAALARLLARQGHALLVHCAHRTDLADAVARDCLSLGAPQAVVVQADLAHETEVLKLFAAADAQLPRLTGLVNNAGIVDQTARLEAMSGSRLQRMMAVNVLGPMLCAREAVRRMSTRHGGQGGVIVNVSSSAVRSGSPAMYVDYAASKGAIDVFTQGLSKEVAAEGIRVVAVRPGITDTGIHARGGEPDRASRMATALPMGRAAQPEEIAQAIAWLLSPQASYTAGAILDVSGGR
- a CDS encoding DUF3034 family protein, coding for MHQILPLAHAVRTIARVVPSCAGRLTAVWALAVLGWSAPAAAGDRVLGTWGVNQVEGAAGGGLTPWAVIAGQGSSNQVGGSAYVTRLKTGGNYELHVTGAALGIHDQVELNMSRWSFKLSDVVPGRKLEMTSVGVKLKVAGDVLYDQDRWLPQVAVGVQYKNADTSDLVKALGASATSDIEVYATATKLWLGAAWGRNLIAAGAVRMTKANQFGLLGFGGQGQDARRLQLEGSLGIMLRDDLVLGAEYRMKPDNLAYNEATAFLEEDHAWDVFVAWFPHRLGSLTLAWVNLGNIAGKKDQAGVYVSGQLSF